Proteins encoded in a region of the Canis lupus familiaris isolate Mischka breed German Shepherd chromosome 1, alternate assembly UU_Cfam_GSD_1.0, whole genome shotgun sequence genome:
- the C1H9orf40 gene encoding uncharacterized protein C9orf40 homolog, which translates to MAKRRAAEPLTFHVPWKRLLLCDFPEEPPPPPPPPLWIPPPGPSHPGQPVGAPELPRKRKIDAGAMTEPSASPSKRRDGGDTGVPGGVQRDGRGLETGEPPLQQPPARPRGPGEEPRGARPPRGGGDDGAGRTEPRRGDWGAAPRQLNEEFWQYNTFQYWRNPLPPIDLADIEDVIEDNSTEAALQGKNEVVEIDMES; encoded by the exons ATGGCCAAGCGGCGTGCGGCCGAGCCGCTGACGTTCCACGTGCCTTGGAAGCGGCTCCTGCTCTGCGACTTCCccgaggagccgccgccgccgccgccgccgccgctctgGATCCCGCCGCCGGGGCCCTCGCATCCCGGGCAGCCTGTCGGCGCCCCGGAGCTGCCCCGAAAGCGCAAAATCGACGCCGGGGCTATGACTGAGCCTTCAGCTTCGCCCAGCAAGCGTCGCGACGGCGGGGACACCGGCGTTCCGGGCGGCGTGCAGCGCGACGGCCGAGGCCTGGAGACGGGCGAGCCGCCGCTGCAGCAGCCTCCCGCGCGGCCCCGCGGGCCGGGGGAGGAGCCCCGGGGCGCCCGGCCCCCGAGGGGCGGCGGCGACGACGGGGCGGGGCGCACGGAGCCCCGGCGGGGAGACTGGGGGGCAGCACCGCGCCAG cTCAATGAAGAATTTTGGCAGTATAACACCTTCCAGTACTGGAGGAATCCTTTACCACCTATTGATCTGGCTGACATCGAAGATGTGATTGAAGACAACTCAACAGAAGCAGCGCTTCAGGGCAAGAATGAAGTGGTTGAGATTGACATGGAGTCCTGA